CCAGCAAAGCAAAACCTGCCTGCATTAAAAACACCAAACAACCTGCAATCGAAACCCATAAGGTATTTATTATTTCAATGGTATTGTCCGTTTCAGCCGCGTATAAAGATGTTGAAAAAAATACCAAAGCAAAAGATAGAACGCCGCTCTTATTAATCATCGTTGAACTTTCCTAAAAGTGATGCGTGACACAATATATTTAGCTTATCCAGCAAGCTATGTGCCAACAAAGGTTATCAAAGAAAATAAAAATAGGTATGATGTAACCTTAATCGTCTATAGTTGAACAAGGAATTGACATGACCGCTTTATTGCAACCTTTAGGCAGACTCATGCTAGCTTTTATTTTTATTGTTGCTGGTATTGGCAAGCTTGCCGACATTGCTGGCACAAGCGCTTATATGGCAGCAATGGGTGTCTCTAGCACACTGCTATGGCCAACCATTTTATTGGAGCTACTTGGTGGTATTGCGATTGCAATCGGCTATAAAACAGGGATAGCCGCGTTTGCTTTGGCTATTTTTTCAATTGCGGCTGCTGTGCTTTTTCACAGTGATTTGGGTGACAAGATACAGATGGTTTTATTTCTAAAAAACATTGCCATCGCAGGCGGCTTACTCATGCTAGCGTCAGCTGGCACAACGGCTTATAGTCTTGATAGAAAGAAACAACAAGCGCGTTTCTTTTAAGATAGTATTAGTTTAAATCTTATCTCTTGTAAACAACGCAATCGATTCAACATGCGCCGTATGTGGAAACATATTAATGACACCCGCTGCGCTCAGCTTGTAGCCTTTTTCATTCACTAAGACATCGATATCCCGCGCCAGTGTAGCGGGATTACAAGAAACATACACAATTGTATCAGGCGCATTATCTGAATTAATCGCTTTCACCAAAGCAAAAGCACCATCACGCGGCGGATCAATTAACCATTTATCAAACCGCCCTAAATTGGTTAGCGATTCATCAGTCATTTGAAATAAATCAGATACACCAAATTGCGTCGTATGTTCTAAACCATTCAGTGCTGCACTTTCTACTGCACGAGCAACCAAATTATCTAAGCCTTCATAGCCCAACACGGTTGCACCACTGCGCGCAATCGGTAATGTAAAATTACCAATACCACAAAAGAAATCCGCAATACGTTCTCCGGCTTGCGGTTTTAATAACTGCATAGCACGACGCACCATCACTTGGTTAATCTGCGGGTTTACTTGGGTAAATTCATTCGGCTTAAACGGATACGTTAACGCAAACTCTTCTAAGGAATACTGTAAAGAGGGTGCATCTAATGGGTAAAATGGCTTGACCGTTTCAGGACCTTTGGTTTGCGTCCACACACTCACATGGTATTGGTCAGCGAATTGCTTTAGTAGCTGCTCATCTTCAGGTAACAGCGCATCCATGATACGGAAAATCAACACGATATTTTTATGTGTAGTTTCAGTTGCCTCACCCACAGCCAATTCCAATTGTGGGATTTTATCGCGCAAACTGAGATTAAAAATGAGCGCTTGCAATGGTGTAATCAATGCAGATACTTCTGGCGTTAGCACTTGGCAACTTTGCATATCGGCTACAAAACGTGTGCCTTTTTCGTTAAAACCAACCAATACGCGCTCTTTTTTGGCCACATATTTAACGCTCAATCGCGCTTTGTGACGATAACCCCAAGTTGGCCCAAATAACGGCGGTAACATATTCTCAGGCTTGGCTTTACCGATATGTTTAATATCGTTTTCTAATAAACGCTGCTTAGCAGCAACCTGCCCAACAGCATCTAAATGTTGCAACTTACAACCACCGCAATAGCCAAAATGCTTGCATTTAGGCTGCACCCGCAAATTAGATTGCTTAAGCACATCTACCACATTCGCAAACGCATACTTATCTTTACTGCGCGTCACTTGATATGTCACTGTTTCAGTCGGCAACGCGCCATCAATAAAAATAGCTTTACCATCCACATGCGCAACGCCTCTACCCTCTTGGTCGAGAGACTCAACCATGACAGGGGAAGAGATTTCAACCGGAACTGATTGTTGACGACGAGAACGACGAGCCATAGAAAACTTTCAATTAATGCATGTGTTTAACAGAAGGCGGCATTCTAACTGATTAAATGAATTGCTCAAAAGTGCTGGTTAATTGATGGTATTGATAAATAAGGCAGACGCGAGTAAAGCACGTCTAACATAATGCATAAGAAAGAAAATATCCTATATTCGCTTTTTATCAAAATATAGGGATATCAGGCAAACTATTTGATAACCTCTGTTAGAGAACAAATGTGGAACCGCCAATATCTTATCGCATTTGGGTTGTTATTAATTGCTGCAACTGTCGTTATATGTATAGGTAAATTCGAGTACTATATCTCTCTCCTTGTTGGAGTCTGAGCAACCATGTTCGGTGTGATTCTAGCACTTGATTTAAATAAACTAAAAGAACTACGCACCGATAAAGAGGAGTTTGACTCTGGGCTTGAGGTTCTAGACGTTGAGCTTGAACACAATCTTTCTATTTTAGGTAAGCATCGCACTGAAACGACTAGTAACAGTTTTAACTATGGTAGGCTCAACACCAGTCTCATAAACTATTTTCTTGATAAACCAACAACAGTCAGACGAGGTGGGAAGGTTTTACGTCAGGCTTTACTGAGTTGTCGCGCTCGAGTCGACTCATACATGTTGATCTACTCTCGATTTGAAAAATATGCCTCAGAAAGAAATGGCTTACCAGATACAGCTCTGGGACAACTTAAGGACTTAATTTCCCAAACTGAATTTATTATTATTTTATTGCGTACTTTGATAACCAAATACCAGAATAATCCCCGCAGTCTGTTAGACGCCAAAATATATCAGCATTATGGTTCAGCTTTAGAGCTCGAGAAGAAATACCGAGCGATAGATATAACTTCTGCTTATGAAAAATTAAAGGATGAGGTTAGTCTTTGACAATGCCGATTCCCTCCCTTCAATCAAGCAACCGTATCACGTAATAAGTAGGACGACAATAAGCGATAGCGCATTGTGCCGTATGCATCTATTTTAAGTTGCCTTCCTTTTCGCCTTTAGGCGAGTTACTTTCTTTTAACTGCCTGAAAAGAAAGTAACCCAAGAAAACGGCACCCCGTCACCACGACCGTCAGGGTCATTCCCAACCTCGCTAGGCGCTGAAGCGCCAAGTCGGTTGAAACGCCCTTCGGATTCCCTGCGCTACTCAGTAAACAAGGCGTCTGCGGAACTCGCCCTAACAGACCACACAAAACGTGGTCTGTCGCGGTGCTCGGACAGGTCCTCGACGAAATCCCCTTGTTCACCTCCGTTGCTCGGCGTGGCTACAGGGGGCTGAACACCATATGAATTTGTACGATTGCATCACTGAACAAATATTAAATCTCGTCATTTCTGCGAAGGCAGGAATCCAAATTATGTTTTAAATTCAAAATGGATTCCCATTTGCATGGGAATGACGGAAATGTAAACTCCATC
This region of Methylophilaceae bacterium genomic DNA includes:
- a CDS encoding DoxX family protein, producing MTALLQPLGRLMLAFIFIVAGIGKLADIAGTSAYMAAMGVSSTLLWPTILLELLGGIAIAIGYKTGIAAFALAIFSIAAAVLFHSDLGDKIQMVLFLKNIAIAGGLLMLASAGTTAYSLDRKKQQARFF
- the rlmD gene encoding 23S rRNA (uracil(1939)-C(5))-methyltransferase RlmD, giving the protein MARRSRRQQSVPVEISSPVMVESLDQEGRGVAHVDGKAIFIDGALPTETVTYQVTRSKDKYAFANVVDVLKQSNLRVQPKCKHFGYCGGCKLQHLDAVGQVAAKQRLLENDIKHIGKAKPENMLPPLFGPTWGYRHKARLSVKYVAKKERVLVGFNEKGTRFVADMQSCQVLTPEVSALITPLQALIFNLSLRDKIPQLELAVGEATETTHKNIVLIFRIMDALLPEDEQLLKQFADQYHVSVWTQTKGPETVKPFYPLDAPSLQYSLEEFALTYPFKPNEFTQVNPQINQVMVRRAMQLLKPQAGERIADFFCGIGNFTLPIARSGATVLGYEGLDNLVARAVESAALNGLEHTTQFGVSDLFQMTDESLTNLGRFDKWLIDPPRDGAFALVKAINSDNAPDTIVYVSCNPATLARDIDVLVNEKGYKLSAAGVINMFPHTAHVESIALFTRDKI